From the genome of Cherax quadricarinatus isolate ZL_2023a chromosome 47, ASM3850222v1, whole genome shotgun sequence, one region includes:
- the peb gene encoding ras-responsive element-binding protein 1 isoform X3, translated as MVVSAEEYRHKIFGVIPSPDHGTIFCETDMAAATASPEPKGTLTPPGSSPLRAECDPNRGSTHGSTPPSPEAPPTPDSAHMAAEPTNHNAARLHSTIERPDTHLVSPDSHLLTNQEPLLGAKKRKATKVHKIETECGSEGESEAGVAGSFACPVCQEVHSSQHEFTQHIRKHNHVLETDNGTKVYCCGICKKQLSSNSSLDRHMLVHSGERPFRCHICGTHFTTNGNMHRHIRGHYRNGGSGGGGPGSDTGESDLGSEESSSSPCKRRLDDEDNVVSSKTVRLGEAEEELACPACGVEQPSQHVLEQHVENIHPEYQVACTTCQVGFKNYRALHLHNSMVHPTATVSPPQLDLTLTDFSTSKFPLIAKEICEASSRQQQHPGEGIGVHRCQMCNITFPCADSWLMHMREHAAASSAPPPPLRCLRCDLTFSNLAELAHHHQRHLCEEPQPRKESFLAVLDLLNKQKRDVTSTPVGATMETSFLGGLRPPLGMPPPGQHSPAPADSAKASPEHPTAGRIAATTTTTSSVSPLVSTAPVLSHDEQFAREYRDMKLNGQYPCRLCKEIFANLRKLKSHNLVHMVAPPYRCNLCSFFSNDKNTLKEHMKSHKGDTPYECNLCNLAFTTKANCERHIKNIHGRQSRDEVKSCMNFIPQEEGASSDHSLDTVCHICHIDCKARSVLRDHIRSSHPEGMTKPYSCKLCGGAFSSENDVMRHVIQQHAEAASGPTLEQLVVNRSSLEDRHEHPDLTPVESLLNFSKLPMAMPLSTPHQPPPVSLPIAFPHKPSLPLSMVPPRPLTPTITPVPPLLSDTEDAPLDLSMNSKRDKEREADEEEEDVDVEISDIKTEQVEPEDLSKPRLKKEDEATVEKTVESLQEPTSDVLKIPRPPFPLSTMYPQPLSLCSPFTSSQYPILMDPYGIRPVHQFDSALLEEYQKELKRGLQLTSGGALLSGAGGFLHHTSPSFPLSALALAAARRNPLRIPRPEIRSVESKADDPPVVDSLATSVSKPSDEDVMHFTMRNSVLMKKPKQRRYRTERPWRCDLCDKGFTLRSNMERHMKQQHPDVWQQRPRGINTSRSESDTPASAADAPHTISDSVREQLINKIEKESNDERIEIRQREEDESELVIDDVPEEDGEDEEEDEDEEDEDIDGNSTDERSREDCGADLASVHKLLSTASSQSFPFFGSEGEEEPPGEEDSTSSTPMSEDGKRSAYSSAPQKQKCPFCQRKFPWSSSLVRHIRTHTGQKPYLCPVCHFPFTTKSNCDRHLLRKHPDSPHTTGGDRPYRCVKCPGAAFTNLESLRKHEMFKHEKASDTAVLRDDTRPFRCHVCETPLATREAALHHLGKAHPEHAQSIINTDPITTDNNNEPPVPDSTTTDRVSCMFCLQRYWSLAELKQHITTDHVRPSSPVTSEDEHKDGCVTSPIIKTEIKEERKDETEGTDFISNLLGTKRAVVDRLLTSKSADDAAKLLGVR; from the exons ACGGAATGTGGGAGCGAGGGTGAGAGCGAGGCGGGCGTGGCTGGTAGCTTCGCCTGTCCAGTATGCCAAGAAGTGCACTCTTCCCAGCATGAATTTACTCAACACATCCGCAAGCACAACCACGTCCTCGAGACTGATAATGGCACCAAAGTCTACTGCTGCGGAATCTGCAAGAAACAATTAAGCAGCAACAGCTCTCTGGATAGACACATGCTCGTTCATTCAGGAGAGCGGCCGTTCCGTTGTCACATATGCGGCACACACTTCACCACCAATGGTAACATGCATCGCCACATCCGCGGCCACTACCGCAATGGAGGCAGCGGCGGTGGAGGGCCAGGCTCAGACACTGGGGAGAGCGATTTAGGATCGGAAGAAAGCTCGTCGTCGCCCTGCAAGCGACGTCTAGACGACGAGGATAACGTGGTGTCGTCCAAGACTGTGCGTCTTGGTGAAGCAGAGGAGGAATTGGCGTGTCCAGCATGTGGAGTGGAACAACCCAGCCAACACGTTCTCGAGCAACACGTGGAGAACATCCATCCCGAGTACCAGGTGGcctgcaccacctgccaagtGGGTTTTAAAAACTACCGTGCCCTGCATCTACACAACTCTATGGTCCACCCCACAGCTACAGTCTCTCCACCTCAGCTCGACCTCACACTCACAGACTTCTCCACTTCTAAATTTCCACTCATTGCCAAAGAAATTTGTGAGGCGAGCAGTCGACAACAGCAGCACCCAGGCGAGGGTATCGGTGTCCACAGATGTCAGATGTGTAACATTACCTTTCCCTGTGCAGACTCATGGCTGATGCATATGCGAGAGCATGCAGCAGCATCCTCAGCTCCCCCGCCTCCCCTTAGGTGTCTACGGTGTGACCTGACATTCTCAAACTTGGCAGAGttggctcaccaccaccaacgccattTGTGCGAGGAACCTCAACCTCGTAAGGAGAGCTTCTTGGCTGTGCTGGACCTACTCAACAAGCAGAAGCGTGACGTAACGTCTACGCCCGTTGGTGCAACAATGGAAACTTCCTTCCTTGGGGGTTTGAGGCCCCCACTAGGAATGCCACCCCCAGGTCAGCATTCTCCTGCACCTGCGGACTCTGCTAAAGCATCACCAGAGCATCCAACAGCTGGTAGAATTGctgctacaactaccactaccagtagtgTCTCTCCCCTGGTGTCTACTGCCCCTGTTCTCTCTCACGATGAACAGTTTGCACGTGAATATCGTGATATGAAATTAAATGGCCAGTATCCATGCCGCTTGTGCAAAGAAATCTTTGCAAATTTACGTAAACTTAAGTCCCATAATTTGGTGCACATGGTAGCGCCCCCTTATCGTTGCAACCTTTGTTCTTTCTTTAGTAATGACAAAAACACTTTGAAAGAGCATATGAAGAGTCACAAAGGCGATACCCCATATGAATGCAACTTATGCAACTTAGCCTTCACCACAAAAGCCAATTGTGAACGTCATATTAAAAATATTCATGGGCGCCAGTCACGAGATGAGGTAAAGAGCTGCATGAACTTCATTCCACAAGAGGAAGGGGCAAGCAGTGATCATTCCCTCGATACTGTCTGTCATATTTGTCACATTGACTGCAAGGCACGTTCTGTCCTGCGGGATCACATACGTTCCTCCCACCCGGAAGGAATGACTAAACCTTACTCCTGCAAGTTATGCGGAGGTGCCTTCTCATCTGAAAATGATGTGATGCGTCATGTAATCCAGCAACATGCTGAGGCTGCTTCAGGACCCACACTTGAGCAGCTCGTAGTGAACCGTTCCTCACTGGAGGATCGTCACGAGCATCCTGACCTCACGCCTGTAGAGTCTCTCCTTAACTTTTCTAAGTTACCCATGGCGATGCCTCTAAGCACTCCTCATCAGCCACCTCCAGTTTCTTTGCCCATAGCATTTCCACACAAGCCATCTTTACCATTGTCCATGGTCCCACCCCGTCCTCTCACGCCTACCATCACTCCTGTACCTCCTTTGCTCTCTGACACGGAGGATGCTCCCCTAGATCTTAGCATGAATTCTAAAAGGGATAAGGAAAGGGAAGcagatgaagaggaggaagacgTAGACGTTGAGATCAGCGATATAAAGACTGAACAAGTAGAACCTGAGGACTTGTCAAAGCCACGACTGAAGAAAGAGGATGAAGCAACTGTTGAAAAGACTGTAGAGTCTTTACAAGAGCCAACTTCTGATGTGCTCAAGATTCCACGGCCGCCCTTTCCACTTAGTACAATGTACCCACAACCTCTGTCCCTCTGTAGCCCTTTTACATCCAGTCAATATCCTATTCTTATGGACCCTTATGGTATACGTCCAGTCCATCAGTTTGATTCTGCTCTACTAGAGGAATATCAGAAGGAGCTGAAGCGTGGGTTGCAGCTCACCTCAGGTGGAGCATTGCTTAGTGGAGCTGGAGGGTTTTTACATCACACTTCACCATCATTTCCTCTCTCTGCCCTAGCTCTGGCTGCTGCTCGTCGCAATCCACTGCGCATTCCACGCCCTGAAATTCGTAGTGTTGAAAGTAAAGCCGATGATCCTCCTGTAGTAGACAGTTTGGCGACTTCTGTATCTAAACCAAGTGATGAAGATGTAATGCATTTTACAATGCGCAACTCAGTTTTAATGAAGAAACCAAAGCAACGAAGGTACCGAACAGAAAGACCATGGAGATGTGATCTATGTGATAAAGGGTTCACTCTACGATCGAATATGGAGCGCCACATGAAGCAGCAACATCCAGACGTGTGGCAGCAGAGGCCGCGAGGCATCAATACCTCAAGATCAGAGTCGgacacaccagcatcagcagctgaTGCACCACATACCATATCTGACTCAGTAAGAGAGCAGCTCATCAACAAAATTGAAAAAGAATCTAATGATGAAAGAATAGAAATCAGACAAAGAGAAGAGGATGAGAGTGAATTAGTCATTGATGATGTCCCAGAGGAAGATggggaggatgaagaggaagatgaggatgaagaggatgaagaCATTGATGGGAATAGCACAGATGAGAGAAGTCGTGAAGACTGTGGAGCAGATCTGGCCAGTGTTCACAAGCTGCTGTCTACCGCATCAAGTCAGAGCTTCCCTTTTTTTGGCAGCGAGGGTGAGGAGGAACCACCAGGTGAGGAGGACTCAACGTCTTCCACGCCGATGTCAGAAGATGGAAAACGCAGTGCCTACTCCTCTGCCCCACAAAAACAAAAATGTCCATTTTGTCAAAGAAAGTTCCCGTGGTCCAGTTCTCTTGTACGTCACATCCGAACCCATACAGGACAGAAGCCTTATTTGTGTCCCGTCTGTCACTTTCCTTTCACCACAAAATCAAACTGTGATCGGCACTTATTAAGAAAGCATCCAGATTCTCCCCACACAACGGGAGGTGACCGTCCATACCGCTGTGTCAAGTGTCCTGGGGCAGCTTTCACCAATCTCGAGAGCCTTCGCAAGCATGAAATGTTCAAACATGAGAAAGCAAGTGATACAGCAGTTTTGCGTGACGATACCAGACCCTTCAGGTGCCATGTTTGTGAGACTCCTCTAGCAACACGTGAAGCTGCTCTGCATCACCTCGGTAAAGCTCACCCAGAGCATGCGCAGAGCATAATCAACACAGATCCAATCACTACTGACAACAATAATGAGCCTCCTGTTCCTGACTCAACTACAACAGACAGA GTGAGTTGCATGTTTTGTCTGCAGCGGTACTGGAGTCTCGCAGAACTGAAACAACACATTACAACAGATCATGTTAGACCGTCCTCTCCAGTCACCTCTGAAGATGAACACAAGGATGGATGTGTAACCTCTCCAATAATTAAGACAGAAATCAAGGAGGAACGCAAGGATGAAACTGAAGGAACAGATTTCATCTCCAATCTGCTAGGAACAAAGCGAGCAGTGGTGGATAGATTGTTAACGTCCAAGTCTGCTGACGATGCTGCAAAATTATTAGGCGTCCgataa
- the peb gene encoding ras-responsive element-binding protein 1 isoform X4, whose protein sequence is MVLGYYLTRLVPPGFSQVLSMCINMTECGSEGESEAGVAGSFACPVCQEVHSSQHEFTQHIRKHNHVLETDNGTKVYCCGICKKQLSSNSSLDRHMLVHSGERPFRCHICGTHFTTNGNMHRHIRGHYRNGGSGGGGPGSDTGESDLGSEESSSSPCKRRLDDEDNVVSSKTVRLGEAEEELACPACGVEQPSQHVLEQHVENIHPEYQVACTTCQVGFKNYRALHLHNSMVHPTATVSPPQLDLTLTDFSTSKFPLIAKEICEASSRQQQHPGEGIGVHRCQMCNITFPCADSWLMHMREHAAASSAPPPPLRCLRCDLTFSNLAELAHHHQRHLCEEPQPRKESFLAVLDLLNKQKRDVTSTPVGATMETSFLGGLRPPLGMPPPGQHSPAPADSAKASPEHPTAGRIAATTTTTSSVSPLVSTAPVLSHDEQFAREYRDMKLNGQYPCRLCKEIFANLRKLKSHNLVHMVAPPYRCNLCSFFSNDKNTLKEHMKSHKGDTPYECNLCNLAFTTKANCERHIKNIHGRQSRDEVKSCMNFIPQEEGASSDHSLDTVCHICHIDCKARSVLRDHIRSSHPEGMTKPYSCKLCGGAFSSENDVMRHVIQQHAEAASGPTLEQLVVNRSSLEDRHEHPDLTPVESLLNFSKLPMAMPLSTPHQPPPVSLPIAFPHKPSLPLSMVPPRPLTPTITPVPPLLSDTEDAPLDLSMNSKRDKEREADEEEEDVDVEISDIKTEQVEPEDLSKPRLKKEDEATVEKTVESLQEPTSDVLKIPRPPFPLSTMYPQPLSLCSPFTSSQYPILMDPYGIRPVHQFDSALLEEYQKELKRGLQLTSGGALLSGAGGFLHHTSPSFPLSALALAAARRNPLRIPRPEIRSVESKADDPPVVDSLATSVSKPSDEDVMHFTMRNSVLMKKPKQRRYRTERPWRCDLCDKGFTLRSNMERHMKQQHPDVWQQRPRGINTSRSESDTPASAADAPHTISDSVREQLINKIEKESNDERIEIRQREEDESELVIDDVPEEDGEDEEEDEDEEDEDIDGNSTDERSREDCGADLASVHKLLSTASSQSFPFFGSEGEEEPPGEEDSTSSTPMSEDGKRSAYSSAPQKQKCPFCQRKFPWSSSLVRHIRTHTGQKPYLCPVCHFPFTTKSNCDRHLLRKHPDSPHTTGGDRPYRCVKCPGAAFTNLESLRKHEMFKHEKASDTAVLRDDTRPFRCHVCETPLATREAALHHLGKAHPEHAQSIINTDPITTDNNNEPPVPDSTTTDRVSCMFCLQRYWSLAELKQHITTDHVRPSSPVTSEDEHKDGCVTSPIIKTEIKEERKDETEGTDFISNLLGTKRAVVDRLLTSKSADDAAKLLGVR, encoded by the exons ACGGAATGTGGGAGCGAGGGTGAGAGCGAGGCGGGCGTGGCTGGTAGCTTCGCCTGTCCAGTATGCCAAGAAGTGCACTCTTCCCAGCATGAATTTACTCAACACATCCGCAAGCACAACCACGTCCTCGAGACTGATAATGGCACCAAAGTCTACTGCTGCGGAATCTGCAAGAAACAATTAAGCAGCAACAGCTCTCTGGATAGACACATGCTCGTTCATTCAGGAGAGCGGCCGTTCCGTTGTCACATATGCGGCACACACTTCACCACCAATGGTAACATGCATCGCCACATCCGCGGCCACTACCGCAATGGAGGCAGCGGCGGTGGAGGGCCAGGCTCAGACACTGGGGAGAGCGATTTAGGATCGGAAGAAAGCTCGTCGTCGCCCTGCAAGCGACGTCTAGACGACGAGGATAACGTGGTGTCGTCCAAGACTGTGCGTCTTGGTGAAGCAGAGGAGGAATTGGCGTGTCCAGCATGTGGAGTGGAACAACCCAGCCAACACGTTCTCGAGCAACACGTGGAGAACATCCATCCCGAGTACCAGGTGGcctgcaccacctgccaagtGGGTTTTAAAAACTACCGTGCCCTGCATCTACACAACTCTATGGTCCACCCCACAGCTACAGTCTCTCCACCTCAGCTCGACCTCACACTCACAGACTTCTCCACTTCTAAATTTCCACTCATTGCCAAAGAAATTTGTGAGGCGAGCAGTCGACAACAGCAGCACCCAGGCGAGGGTATCGGTGTCCACAGATGTCAGATGTGTAACATTACCTTTCCCTGTGCAGACTCATGGCTGATGCATATGCGAGAGCATGCAGCAGCATCCTCAGCTCCCCCGCCTCCCCTTAGGTGTCTACGGTGTGACCTGACATTCTCAAACTTGGCAGAGttggctcaccaccaccaacgccattTGTGCGAGGAACCTCAACCTCGTAAGGAGAGCTTCTTGGCTGTGCTGGACCTACTCAACAAGCAGAAGCGTGACGTAACGTCTACGCCCGTTGGTGCAACAATGGAAACTTCCTTCCTTGGGGGTTTGAGGCCCCCACTAGGAATGCCACCCCCAGGTCAGCATTCTCCTGCACCTGCGGACTCTGCTAAAGCATCACCAGAGCATCCAACAGCTGGTAGAATTGctgctacaactaccactaccagtagtgTCTCTCCCCTGGTGTCTACTGCCCCTGTTCTCTCTCACGATGAACAGTTTGCACGTGAATATCGTGATATGAAATTAAATGGCCAGTATCCATGCCGCTTGTGCAAAGAAATCTTTGCAAATTTACGTAAACTTAAGTCCCATAATTTGGTGCACATGGTAGCGCCCCCTTATCGTTGCAACCTTTGTTCTTTCTTTAGTAATGACAAAAACACTTTGAAAGAGCATATGAAGAGTCACAAAGGCGATACCCCATATGAATGCAACTTATGCAACTTAGCCTTCACCACAAAAGCCAATTGTGAACGTCATATTAAAAATATTCATGGGCGCCAGTCACGAGATGAGGTAAAGAGCTGCATGAACTTCATTCCACAAGAGGAAGGGGCAAGCAGTGATCATTCCCTCGATACTGTCTGTCATATTTGTCACATTGACTGCAAGGCACGTTCTGTCCTGCGGGATCACATACGTTCCTCCCACCCGGAAGGAATGACTAAACCTTACTCCTGCAAGTTATGCGGAGGTGCCTTCTCATCTGAAAATGATGTGATGCGTCATGTAATCCAGCAACATGCTGAGGCTGCTTCAGGACCCACACTTGAGCAGCTCGTAGTGAACCGTTCCTCACTGGAGGATCGTCACGAGCATCCTGACCTCACGCCTGTAGAGTCTCTCCTTAACTTTTCTAAGTTACCCATGGCGATGCCTCTAAGCACTCCTCATCAGCCACCTCCAGTTTCTTTGCCCATAGCATTTCCACACAAGCCATCTTTACCATTGTCCATGGTCCCACCCCGTCCTCTCACGCCTACCATCACTCCTGTACCTCCTTTGCTCTCTGACACGGAGGATGCTCCCCTAGATCTTAGCATGAATTCTAAAAGGGATAAGGAAAGGGAAGcagatgaagaggaggaagacgTAGACGTTGAGATCAGCGATATAAAGACTGAACAAGTAGAACCTGAGGACTTGTCAAAGCCACGACTGAAGAAAGAGGATGAAGCAACTGTTGAAAAGACTGTAGAGTCTTTACAAGAGCCAACTTCTGATGTGCTCAAGATTCCACGGCCGCCCTTTCCACTTAGTACAATGTACCCACAACCTCTGTCCCTCTGTAGCCCTTTTACATCCAGTCAATATCCTATTCTTATGGACCCTTATGGTATACGTCCAGTCCATCAGTTTGATTCTGCTCTACTAGAGGAATATCAGAAGGAGCTGAAGCGTGGGTTGCAGCTCACCTCAGGTGGAGCATTGCTTAGTGGAGCTGGAGGGTTTTTACATCACACTTCACCATCATTTCCTCTCTCTGCCCTAGCTCTGGCTGCTGCTCGTCGCAATCCACTGCGCATTCCACGCCCTGAAATTCGTAGTGTTGAAAGTAAAGCCGATGATCCTCCTGTAGTAGACAGTTTGGCGACTTCTGTATCTAAACCAAGTGATGAAGATGTAATGCATTTTACAATGCGCAACTCAGTTTTAATGAAGAAACCAAAGCAACGAAGGTACCGAACAGAAAGACCATGGAGATGTGATCTATGTGATAAAGGGTTCACTCTACGATCGAATATGGAGCGCCACATGAAGCAGCAACATCCAGACGTGTGGCAGCAGAGGCCGCGAGGCATCAATACCTCAAGATCAGAGTCGgacacaccagcatcagcagctgaTGCACCACATACCATATCTGACTCAGTAAGAGAGCAGCTCATCAACAAAATTGAAAAAGAATCTAATGATGAAAGAATAGAAATCAGACAAAGAGAAGAGGATGAGAGTGAATTAGTCATTGATGATGTCCCAGAGGAAGATggggaggatgaagaggaagatgaggatgaagaggatgaagaCATTGATGGGAATAGCACAGATGAGAGAAGTCGTGAAGACTGTGGAGCAGATCTGGCCAGTGTTCACAAGCTGCTGTCTACCGCATCAAGTCAGAGCTTCCCTTTTTTTGGCAGCGAGGGTGAGGAGGAACCACCAGGTGAGGAGGACTCAACGTCTTCCACGCCGATGTCAGAAGATGGAAAACGCAGTGCCTACTCCTCTGCCCCACAAAAACAAAAATGTCCATTTTGTCAAAGAAAGTTCCCGTGGTCCAGTTCTCTTGTACGTCACATCCGAACCCATACAGGACAGAAGCCTTATTTGTGTCCCGTCTGTCACTTTCCTTTCACCACAAAATCAAACTGTGATCGGCACTTATTAAGAAAGCATCCAGATTCTCCCCACACAACGGGAGGTGACCGTCCATACCGCTGTGTCAAGTGTCCTGGGGCAGCTTTCACCAATCTCGAGAGCCTTCGCAAGCATGAAATGTTCAAACATGAGAAAGCAAGTGATACAGCAGTTTTGCGTGACGATACCAGACCCTTCAGGTGCCATGTTTGTGAGACTCCTCTAGCAACACGTGAAGCTGCTCTGCATCACCTCGGTAAAGCTCACCCAGAGCATGCGCAGAGCATAATCAACACAGATCCAATCACTACTGACAACAATAATGAGCCTCCTGTTCCTGACTCAACTACAACAGACAGA GTGAGTTGCATGTTTTGTCTGCAGCGGTACTGGAGTCTCGCAGAACTGAAACAACACATTACAACAGATCATGTTAGACCGTCCTCTCCAGTCACCTCTGAAGATGAACACAAGGATGGATGTGTAACCTCTCCAATAATTAAGACAGAAATCAAGGAGGAACGCAAGGATGAAACTGAAGGAACAGATTTCATCTCCAATCTGCTAGGAACAAAGCGAGCAGTGGTGGATAGATTGTTAACGTCCAAGTCTGCTGACGATGCTGCAAAATTATTAGGCGTCCgataa